The Stygiolobus azoricus genome window below encodes:
- the eno gene encoding phosphopyruvate hydratase — MSDSFRIRKVKGYQILDSRGNRTVRVRVETYGGISDFGDAPAGASKGTREAVELRDKDGGVTEAVRIIDSVINDSLHGFSVLDQLAIDQALIKLDGTSNKSRIGGNTTIATSIAVLKTASKSLGLEYFKYIGGPRVRYVPIPLLNILNGGLHAGNMLKIQEFIVIPKEFDTFSEALIASTSIYKRLKELITERYGKLYTALGDEGGVAPPLEKTRDALDLIYTAVKQTGYDGQVYLGMDAAASDFFKDDVYEIDGRRYSPDEMIDYYVSLANEYPILYLEDPFNENDFERFSILQSKLKKTIVTGDDLYTTNVEYLKKGIEKKSTSGTIVKPNQIGTLSETFDYIELAKKNSIKVIVSHRSGETEDSFIADLAVGVQSDFIKTGAPARGERTSKYNRIIEIERDYGLEYYGKKL; from the coding sequence ATGAGCGATTCGTTCAGAATAAGAAAGGTAAAGGGTTATCAAATTCTCGACTCTAGAGGTAACAGGACAGTTAGAGTAAGGGTTGAGACTTACGGTGGGATTTCTGATTTCGGGGACGCTCCTGCAGGCGCATCAAAGGGAACTAGGGAAGCTGTAGAACTTAGGGATAAGGATGGCGGAGTTACAGAAGCTGTTCGAATAATTGATTCCGTAATTAATGATTCACTTCATGGCTTTAGTGTTCTGGATCAGTTAGCAATAGACCAAGCTCTTATTAAGCTTGATGGAACTTCGAATAAGAGTAGAATTGGAGGGAACACTACAATAGCCACTTCTATAGCAGTTCTCAAAACTGCCTCTAAATCTCTAGGGCTAGAATATTTCAAATATATTGGAGGTCCTAGGGTTAGGTATGTTCCTATACCCTTACTCAACATATTAAATGGTGGGCTTCATGCGGGTAACATGCTCAAAATCCAAGAGTTCATTGTCATACCCAAGGAGTTTGATACATTTTCAGAGGCTTTAATCGCCTCGACTTCAATCTATAAGAGGCTAAAAGAACTGATAACAGAGAGATATGGTAAACTCTACACTGCCTTAGGAGATGAAGGTGGAGTCGCTCCACCTCTCGAAAAGACTAGAGACGCTTTGGATCTCATATATACGGCGGTAAAACAGACTGGATACGACGGTCAAGTTTATCTAGGTATGGACGCAGCGGCTTCAGACTTTTTCAAAGATGATGTCTACGAGATAGACGGTAGGAGATACTCTCCGGACGAAATGATAGATTATTACGTTAGCTTAGCAAATGAGTATCCTATTCTATATCTAGAGGATCCATTCAATGAAAATGATTTCGAAAGGTTTTCTATTTTACAGTCAAAGCTTAAGAAGACTATAGTAACAGGCGATGATCTATATACCACTAATGTAGAGTATCTTAAAAAAGGAATTGAGAAGAAGTCGACCAGCGGAACTATAGTTAAACCTAATCAAATTGGTACTTTAAGCGAAACTTTCGACTATATAGAGCTGGCTAAAAAGAATTCCATAAAGGTTATAGTTAGCCATAGAAGTGGCGAGACTGAGGATTCATTTATTGCTGACCTAGCAGTGGGAGTTCAAAGTGACTTTATCAAAACTGGTGCTCCTGCTAGAGGTGAAAGGACTAGTAAATATAATAGAATCATAGAAATAGAAAGGGATTATGGCTTAGAGTACTATGGGAAAAAGTTATAG
- a CDS encoding chromatin protein Cren7: MPRKKQSEPDVCPNCGAKVDKPTKTWQLVSPLPDAYGRITITIMGSYECPKCGHKWKAVVSKIKAGGSSVEVEGKKGVKKIGEEQEKEDNRAEVIELDLSDLDEDEEE; encoded by the coding sequence ATGCCTAGGAAAAAACAGAGCGAGCCAGACGTATGCCCTAATTGTGGAGCAAAAGTTGATAAACCAACAAAGACCTGGCAACTAGTATCTCCTTTACCAGATGCATATGGAAGAATAACCATAACAATTATGGGCTCTTATGAATGTCCTAAGTGCGGGCATAAATGGAAAGCGGTAGTTTCAAAAATAAAGGCTGGAGGAAGCTCCGTAGAGGTAGAGGGTAAGAAAGGAGTTAAGAAGATAGGAGAAGAGCAAGAGAAGGAGGACAACAGAGCTGAAGTAATTGAACTTGATTTGAGTGATCTCGATGAAGATGAAGAAGAGTGA
- the gcvPB gene encoding aminomethyl-transferring glycine dehydrogenase subunit GcvPB yields the protein MWRQAKWDEPLIMEYKGNGGRIGTLIPHEKEIEIKLRIPERLKRSKEPEIPELSELEVVRHFIRLSQMSFGVDTGFMPLGSCTMKYNPKVEEKTSELVSEYHPLQDFDTVQGILEMIYEMQNMLAEITGMDQCSLQVPAGAAGELAGVLMIKKYHEDKNRKNRDEMLVADSAHGTNPASAAMAGYKVIYIRTNKDGLVDIDVLREVTSEKTVGFMLTNPNTLGLFESDILEISKILHRVDAKLYYDGANLNGILGVVRPGDMGFDVVHLNLHKTFGVPHGGGGPGAGAICAKGEMVDYLPYPLVQKKDGKFTLDYIPSKSIGKIATFYGNIANVVRAYSYILGLGSKGISMIGKLSTLATNYLISKLKGVRGLSLPYSDRPRKHEVVFSAKQLLNETGISANDIAKTLLDRGFYAPTIYFPPNVEEALMIEPTETEPKEVLDKYADAIRQIVEEAYKNPQLLLNSPSNTSVGRIDQVTANHPSSVTPTYRVYRLRSEGKISILK from the coding sequence ATGTGGAGGCAAGCTAAGTGGGATGAACCACTAATAATGGAATATAAGGGGAATGGTGGTAGGATAGGAACTCTGATTCCACATGAGAAGGAAATAGAAATTAAGCTAAGGATACCTGAAAGACTTAAGAGAAGTAAAGAGCCTGAAATACCAGAGCTATCAGAACTAGAAGTAGTTAGGCACTTCATAAGGCTCTCTCAAATGAGCTTTGGAGTAGATACTGGATTTATGCCTTTAGGTTCATGTACTATGAAATATAATCCCAAAGTGGAAGAAAAAACTTCAGAACTTGTTTCTGAATATCACCCGTTACAAGATTTTGACACTGTTCAGGGAATTCTGGAAATGATTTACGAGATGCAAAATATGTTAGCTGAGATTACTGGTATGGATCAATGTAGTCTTCAAGTTCCAGCAGGTGCTGCTGGAGAATTAGCCGGTGTCTTAATGATAAAGAAATACCATGAAGATAAGAATAGAAAAAATCGCGATGAAATGTTAGTAGCAGATTCTGCTCACGGTACTAATCCGGCAAGTGCGGCCATGGCAGGGTATAAGGTAATCTACATAAGAACAAATAAGGATGGGCTTGTAGATATAGACGTATTAAGGGAAGTTACCAGTGAGAAGACAGTCGGGTTCATGCTCACTAATCCTAACACATTAGGACTTTTTGAGAGTGATATTCTAGAGATCTCTAAAATTCTCCATAGGGTTGATGCTAAACTCTATTATGATGGTGCAAACCTAAATGGGATATTAGGTGTAGTCAGACCGGGAGACATGGGCTTCGACGTTGTTCATCTCAACCTCCATAAGACCTTCGGAGTCCCTCATGGTGGAGGAGGTCCTGGTGCTGGAGCTATATGTGCTAAAGGTGAAATGGTAGACTATTTGCCTTATCCCTTAGTTCAGAAAAAGGATGGAAAGTTTACACTAGATTACATTCCGTCTAAAAGCATTGGTAAGATAGCCACCTTTTATGGAAATATTGCTAATGTTGTAAGAGCATATTCTTACATTCTAGGTTTAGGTTCTAAAGGCATTTCTATGATAGGAAAGTTGAGTACTTTGGCTACTAATTATCTAATAAGTAAACTCAAGGGAGTAAGAGGGCTCTCATTACCTTATTCAGATAGACCCAGAAAACATGAGGTTGTATTTTCGGCAAAACAATTGCTTAACGAGACCGGGATTTCAGCTAATGATATTGCTAAAACATTGCTCGATAGGGGCTTTTACGCTCCTACAATTTATTTTCCGCCTAACGTAGAAGAAGCTTTAATGATAGAACCTACTGAAACCGAACCGAAAGAAGTTCTTGATAAGTATGCAGATGCAATTAGGCAGATAGTTGAAGAGGCTTACAAGAATCCGCAATTACTACTAAACTCTCCATCAAATACCTCTGTCGGTAGGATTGATCAAGTTACTGCAAATCACCCCTCCTCAGTGACTCCTACATATAGGGTGTACAGACTTAGAAGTGAGGGGAAAATATCTATCTTAAAGTAA
- the gcvH gene encoding glycine cleavage system protein GcvH has translation MSNEIVVGGKYKVLKDRYYTETDEWVTIENNVAKVGITDYAQKKLRDIVGVDLPQPGREVKAGEQVATVESVKAAADIYSPLSGKITEANEELITSPELINKEPYGAGWIFKLEISDPKEIEKLLNYEQYINTIKKREGL, from the coding sequence ATGAGCAACGAAATCGTTGTAGGAGGAAAATATAAGGTCTTAAAAGACAGATACTATACTGAGACAGACGAGTGGGTAACTATAGAAAATAACGTGGCGAAGGTGGGGATAACAGATTATGCTCAGAAGAAGCTAAGAGACATTGTAGGAGTTGACTTACCTCAACCAGGTAGGGAAGTCAAAGCAGGAGAACAAGTTGCCACTGTAGAGTCAGTGAAAGCTGCTGCCGACATATATTCCCCACTTTCTGGTAAGATAACGGAAGCAAACGAAGAACTGATAACCTCGCCTGAATTGATAAATAAAGAACCTTATGGTGCAGGGTGGATTTTCAAACTAGAAATTTCAGACCCAAAAGAGATCGAAAAACTGTTAAACTACGAGCAGTACATAAATACAATTAAAAAGAGGGAGGGACTCTAA
- a CDS encoding signal peptidase I, with amino-acid sequence MKMKKSDILLLILILIIYIGVFSGVVQTASVEGVSMYPEFQNGFLTFYTSPKNISVGDIIIYKSTLGTYVIHRVIQINPQYNSYITQGIDPITNPMPDNRIGLEPPYGVPHQLVIGKVLEIHGIIFSIPYLGYISILFSLL; translated from the coding sequence ATGAAGATGAAGAAGAGTGACATCTTACTTCTAATACTAATCTTAATAATCTACATAGGAGTATTTTCAGGAGTAGTACAGACGGCTAGCGTAGAAGGAGTTTCAATGTATCCGGAATTTCAAAATGGTTTTCTAACTTTCTATACTTCTCCAAAAAACATTAGTGTAGGAGATATAATTATATATAAATCAACTCTAGGAACTTATGTAATTCATAGAGTTATTCAAATTAATCCTCAATATAATAGTTATATAACACAAGGTATAGATCCAATAACCAATCCCATGCCTGATAATAGAATAGGTTTAGAACCGCCATACGGTGTTCCCCACCAATTAGTTATAGGAAAAGTGTTAGAGATTCACGGAATAATATTTTCAATTCCTTATCTCGGATATATTTCTATATTATTCTCATTACTTTAA
- the gcvT gene encoding glycine cleavage system aminomethyltransferase GcvT yields the protein MFSSPLLDIEIKLNADIGEFAGWQMPMKYISYQDEHMAVRTSCAFFDLSHMGRLRIKGKNDELDKLVAKDIKKEKEGKMIGPTAFLNERGGFEDDVMLYKVKEDEFLVVTNAINREKIISWIKKNSSLDVQDLTFDLAMIAIQGRNVWNFIEKVDLQPLEFRLNTKFMGEDVFLLSRSGWTGEDGVELWGPPETLSRLITRLVNLGVKPAGLITRDSLRQEMGFVLYGEDIDSTITPIEARYWVFSLEKEFIGRDRLLEQLKTGVDKIRIGFKGKKNERVLPRKDNPFKVLGTQVGYVTSSTYSPYLNRVIGMGYVKPSHLYLGFNLNIDVRGKLIDVKISDFPLIK from the coding sequence ATGTTTAGTTCACCTCTTTTGGATATTGAAATAAAGCTAAATGCAGATATAGGAGAATTCGCAGGCTGGCAAATGCCGATGAAATATATAAGTTATCAAGACGAACACATGGCTGTTAGAACATCATGTGCATTTTTCGATCTTTCACACATGGGAAGACTCAGAATTAAAGGAAAAAATGACGAGTTGGACAAACTGGTCGCCAAGGATATAAAGAAGGAAAAAGAAGGAAAAATGATAGGACCTACCGCATTCCTCAATGAGAGGGGCGGTTTTGAAGACGACGTAATGTTATATAAGGTCAAAGAGGATGAGTTCCTCGTTGTTACTAATGCTATAAATAGAGAGAAAATAATCAGTTGGATAAAGAAAAATTCCTCACTCGATGTTCAAGACTTAACATTCGATTTAGCTATGATTGCAATTCAGGGAAGAAATGTGTGGAACTTTATTGAAAAAGTAGATCTTCAACCTTTAGAATTTAGGTTAAACACAAAATTCATGGGCGAGGATGTATTTTTATTAAGTAGGTCAGGGTGGACTGGAGAGGACGGCGTAGAATTGTGGGGACCTCCCGAAACACTCTCAAGGTTGATCACCAGGCTTGTTAATTTGGGTGTGAAGCCAGCAGGTCTAATTACTAGGGACAGTCTGAGGCAAGAAATGGGTTTTGTACTTTATGGGGAGGACATCGATTCAACTATTACACCTATAGAAGCAAGATATTGGGTTTTCTCCCTAGAGAAGGAGTTTATAGGAAGGGACAGGCTCTTGGAACAACTAAAGACCGGAGTAGATAAGATAAGAATCGGATTTAAAGGAAAAAAGAACGAGAGAGTCTTACCCAGAAAGGACAATCCGTTTAAAGTCTTAGGTACTCAAGTTGGATATGTTACAAGTAGTACCTACAGTCCTTACTTAAACAGGGTTATAGGGATGGGCTATGTTAAACCGAGTCACCTTTACTTAGGATTTAACTTAAACATTGACGTAAGGGGAAAATTAATAGATGTAAAAATATCAGACTTCCCATTAATCAAGTGA
- the sufC gene encoding Fe-S cluster assembly ATPase SufC → MTTLKIKNLHVQVEGREILKGVNLEINSREIHVLMGPNGSGKTSLSLAIMGHPKYKITEGQILLDGEDITNLETYEKVRKGLFLAFQNPIEISGVKLSTLLVAEYNRIYGSSTQPLQVISQVKELSKTVGVSDSLLNRGIFEGFSGGEKKRTEILQMLLMKPKIAILDEPDSGVDVDGLKAISNAILKLREENNTGYLIITHYRRILEHINADKVHVLYKGKIVASGGMELAKLIDEKGYEGIIK, encoded by the coding sequence ATGACTACACTAAAAATAAAAAACCTTCACGTGCAAGTTGAAGGAAGAGAGATACTTAAGGGAGTAAACCTTGAAATCAACTCAAGAGAAATTCACGTACTTATGGGTCCTAACGGAAGCGGTAAAACCTCTTTATCATTAGCTATAATGGGACATCCTAAATATAAAATCACAGAAGGTCAAATCCTTCTCGACGGAGAAGATATAACAAACCTAGAGACTTATGAGAAAGTGAGAAAAGGTCTTTTCTTAGCTTTCCAAAATCCTATAGAGATTAGTGGAGTTAAACTTTCTACGCTTCTTGTAGCAGAATACAATAGAATTTACGGCTCCTCAACACAACCTTTACAAGTTATATCACAAGTTAAAGAGCTAAGCAAAACTGTAGGCGTTTCAGACTCACTTTTAAACAGAGGAATTTTTGAAGGATTTAGTGGAGGAGAGAAGAAAAGAACAGAAATCCTTCAAATGCTCCTCATGAAACCTAAAATAGCAATCCTAGACGAGCCAGATTCAGGAGTGGACGTGGACGGATTAAAAGCGATTTCAAACGCTATATTAAAGCTCAGAGAGGAAAACAATACGGGGTATTTGATAATCACTCATTATAGAAGGATCTTAGAACATATCAACGCGGATAAAGTTCACGTACTATATAAAGGAAAGATCGTTGCTAGCGGAGGTATGGAGTTAGCTAAACTAATAGATGAAAAAGGTTACGAAGGAATAATCAAGTGA
- a CDS encoding AbrB/MazE/SpoVT family DNA-binding domain-containing protein — protein MAEETNKTPKDVETRKVQRLGSSSLFITLPKKWINKWGIKPGDKIIMEISEDGTLRLVAEKVKINYNRRNVKIDIDSYKQPMTTAIPCLYILGYDEIVFTSKKNIDPKEFEDVINYSKHLVGIEVAETSENSIKLDCLLDTEKIGSESLLRRILNIATRKVDEILGYLKGQPLAEVQPSLEDLRRVQLMLLRRSIGGRYTSERDTLRNFIIAINSIVILRVYSIMTKLSNTIKNTKPILTQEQVKILTEMFQKINDLFDEIIMTILFPSVKRISNGYNIISQLKQGLEQLNMQDPLIKNYLEELVQSLEEALTNSSCSIFLEELPWIERNFNA, from the coding sequence TTGGCAGAGGAAACTAATAAAACACCAAAAGACGTGGAGACTAGAAAAGTCCAAAGATTAGGTTCATCCTCCCTTTTCATCACATTACCCAAGAAGTGGATTAACAAGTGGGGAATAAAACCTGGAGATAAAATTATTATGGAGATCTCTGAGGATGGGACGCTAAGGCTAGTAGCGGAAAAAGTAAAGATAAACTACAATAGGAGGAATGTAAAGATAGATATAGATAGCTATAAACAACCCATGACTACAGCAATACCGTGTTTATACATCTTAGGATACGACGAGATCGTATTTACTTCAAAAAAGAACATAGATCCTAAAGAATTTGAAGACGTAATAAATTACTCAAAGCACTTGGTAGGAATTGAAGTAGCAGAAACTAGTGAAAACAGTATAAAGCTGGACTGCTTGCTCGATACTGAAAAAATAGGCTCCGAGTCCCTTCTCAGACGTATTCTGAACATTGCAACAAGAAAAGTTGATGAAATTCTAGGATACTTAAAAGGACAACCCTTAGCAGAAGTGCAGCCTAGTTTAGAGGACTTGAGGAGAGTACAATTAATGTTATTAAGAAGGAGTATTGGAGGCAGATACACGTCTGAAAGAGATACATTAAGAAACTTCATAATAGCTATTAACTCGATTGTTATTCTCCGTGTATATAGCATTATGACTAAATTAAGCAACACCATAAAGAACACTAAACCGATCCTTACTCAAGAACAAGTAAAGATCTTGACGGAAATGTTCCAGAAAATAAATGACTTATTTGATGAGATCATAATGACAATACTATTTCCGAGCGTTAAAAGGATCTCTAACGGCTATAATATAATCTCCCAGTTGAAACAAGGGCTAGAACAACTTAACATGCAAGATCCGTTGATCAAAAATTATCTAGAGGAGTTAGTTCAAAGTTTAGAGGAGGCGTTAACAAACTCCTCTTGCTCAATATTTTTGGAAGAATTGCCGTGGATCGAGAGAAATTTTAATGCGTGA
- the cdvB gene encoding cell division protein CdvB encodes MFDKLSSIFNNDRKRKVQLGKMITEISLKLKEQQDRLDEAIRRLKERDKELFEKVVRAQIEGDVARATIYAQEISDIRKMIKIIYTAYLAIEKVRLKLDTVQELQGVSLVLFPVMKILGELKDQIKGVAPEVALALDSITSSVNSIAIETGAISERSVVPAMVDEQAKQILDEAQKMAEVKVREILPELPHPPTELPKPRAQAIQIKRQLTEDMLLDYIRSTGGFLDLEFISKNYGVDKVEILNLLKRLEQKGLIALEG; translated from the coding sequence ATGTTTGATAAGTTATCATCAATTTTTAACAATGATAGGAAGCGAAAAGTACAATTAGGGAAGATGATTACTGAAATATCATTGAAGCTAAAGGAACAGCAAGACAGACTTGACGAGGCAATAAGGAGGTTAAAGGAGAGGGACAAGGAGCTCTTCGAAAAAGTAGTTAGAGCCCAAATTGAGGGTGATGTTGCTAGGGCTACTATCTATGCTCAAGAGATCTCCGACATTAGGAAAATGATCAAAATAATTTATACTGCTTATTTGGCAATAGAAAAGGTCAGACTGAAGCTCGATACTGTTCAGGAATTACAAGGTGTATCCCTAGTCCTATTTCCAGTTATGAAAATATTAGGAGAGCTTAAGGATCAGATAAAGGGAGTAGCTCCTGAAGTGGCTTTAGCGTTAGACTCCATAACAAGCAGTGTTAACAGTATTGCTATAGAAACAGGTGCAATAAGTGAGAGATCTGTAGTTCCGGCAATGGTTGACGAACAAGCTAAGCAGATACTAGATGAGGCTCAAAAGATGGCAGAAGTAAAAGTTAGAGAAATCTTGCCAGAATTACCTCATCCTCCGACAGAATTACCTAAACCTAGAGCTCAGGCAATACAAATAAAGCGCCAATTAACAGAAGATATGCTCCTAGATTACATTAGAAGTACGGGAGGATTCCTTGATCTAGAATTTATTTCAAAGAACTATGGAGTAGATAAGGTAGAGATTCTAAATTTGTTAAAGAGATTAGAACAGAAGGGTCTGATAGCATTGGAGGGATGA
- the cdvA gene encoding cell division protein CdvA produces the protein MPVSVEVLTKFIGQKIKDIYGRDVGILLHVYTEIDGTVTGVEISKGDEIKSYAPDSLKLDGDSLVLIPEWRNEAYKILGYMEKIRRRQKALEELYSKNEIPKSMYDDMKRKLDAEMLKVRDEQSKLKGKLKDRLNKIEDQLSQIDRATIALKMSYISGELPETAYKNSIEILRQSKESYTVERDDIRKTLDKLDGLDKESLDLKPSPSLPTQTEQSTKTESNKSEVPLPIPVRVINTL, from the coding sequence ATGCCGGTTTCAGTTGAAGTATTAACGAAGTTCATAGGGCAAAAGATAAAGGACATTTACGGTAGAGATGTAGGGATTCTACTTCACGTTTATACTGAAATCGACGGAACAGTAACTGGCGTAGAGATTTCTAAAGGAGATGAGATAAAGAGTTACGCTCCCGACAGTCTGAAATTAGATGGGGATTCATTAGTATTAATTCCTGAGTGGAGGAATGAGGCTTACAAGATTTTAGGATATATGGAAAAAATAAGAAGAAGACAGAAAGCGTTAGAGGAGTTATACTCTAAGAACGAGATCCCAAAGAGTATGTATGATGATATGAAGAGAAAGTTGGACGCCGAAATGTTAAAGGTCAGAGATGAACAAAGTAAACTCAAGGGGAAACTTAAGGATAGGTTAAACAAAATTGAGGATCAGTTATCTCAGATCGATAGGGCTACAATAGCACTTAAAATGAGTTATATCTCGGGAGAGTTACCAGAAACTGCATATAAGAATTCGATAGAGATCCTTAGGCAATCTAAAGAGAGTTATACCGTGGAAAGGGATGATATAAGAAAAACGTTAGATAAGCTAGATGGGCTTGATAAAGAGAGTTTGGATTTAAAGCCTTCTCCCTCATTACCCACGCAGACAGAACAATCTACAAAGACGGAAAGTAATAAGAGTGAAGTGCCTTTGCCAATACCAGTAAGAGTAATAAACACTTTGTAA
- a CDS encoding proteasome assembly chaperone family protein: protein MSIEILEEYVPVFPKPSYMVVGIPDAGLVGVIATEYLIEKLGLKEFATLYAPGLLPPISHVKGGIAKSPIKLYHGNNLLVFHSWIAIPSEALYPISREIVKIAKKYGISRIISITGLPIEDRLNANTINAYWIGNSEEIAQEMEKINLMKKFGDGYIAGPYAPLLIEAKKENVNNFTIVVESFLDLPDPEASALALSILSKYIGFNISVDELMQEAEEIREKIKGLMAQTKAELPRYASGKPMTYA, encoded by the coding sequence ATGTCAATAGAGATATTAGAAGAATATGTGCCAGTTTTTCCAAAGCCGTCTTATATGGTTGTAGGAATTCCTGACGCTGGACTCGTTGGAGTCATAGCCACAGAATATCTAATAGAAAAACTCGGTCTGAAGGAATTCGCCACATTATATGCCCCCGGTTTACTACCTCCTATTTCCCACGTAAAAGGCGGGATCGCTAAATCACCCATAAAACTTTACCATGGAAATAACCTACTTGTCTTCCATTCATGGATAGCAATTCCCTCAGAAGCTTTGTATCCGATCTCACGAGAGATAGTAAAAATAGCTAAGAAATACGGCATATCAAGAATCATCTCAATAACTGGTCTTCCGATAGAAGACAGGTTAAATGCTAATACTATAAACGCGTATTGGATAGGTAATAGTGAAGAGATCGCTCAAGAAATGGAAAAAATTAACTTAATGAAGAAATTCGGTGACGGTTATATCGCAGGTCCCTATGCTCCATTATTAATTGAGGCAAAAAAAGAGAACGTTAATAACTTCACCATAGTAGTGGAATCGTTCTTAGACCTACCTGATCCCGAAGCATCTGCACTAGCACTTTCAATTCTTTCCAAATACATCGGTTTTAACATATCTGTAGACGAACTAATGCAAGAGGCAGAAGAGATAAGAGAGAAGATCAAAGGCTTAATGGCTCAAACAAAAGCCGAACTTCCAAGATACGCATCTGGCAAACCTATGACCTACGCGTGA
- the gcvPA gene encoding aminomethyl-transferring glycine dehydrogenase subunit GcvPA codes for MDMHPWLPNLAHIKEMLQAIGVHDIYDLFSDVPNEILLRRELNLPYKEPLSEYEITLRLNELKNKSMKLLMSPFIGGGVCPHYVPEAVKFIISRSEFYTSYTPYQPEISQGLLQALFEYQSLIAELLEMEVVNASLYDWGSALAEAVMMANRINKRSTVLVPENMNPYHKEVLKTWVYGKGMKIVEIPYNANSGQLDYEKAKEMLSSSKDISSVYIQQPNYYGVFEENVEEIIEYAKRNNVITIMGVNPLSLSLIKPPGEYGVDIAVSDGQELGLPLNYGGPLVGIMAVRWDGQLVRQMPGRIVGLTKDTNGNRAFTLILQTREQFARREKATSNITTNEALMAIANAVYLSLLGKRGLRELAEEIYKRSHYAKEQLEKIDGVLSPFKGDFFEEFLLKFPIDYSLIHSHLLKKKIHGGIKINRNEALFCVTEVHTKQMIDTLVNEVREVIENVEAS; via the coding sequence ATGGACATGCATCCGTGGCTACCTAACCTAGCCCACATTAAGGAAATGCTTCAAGCAATAGGAGTACACGATATTTATGATCTCTTTTCCGATGTACCTAACGAGATCTTATTGAGGAGAGAGCTTAACTTACCTTATAAAGAACCATTATCGGAGTACGAAATTACGTTAAGGCTTAATGAGTTAAAAAATAAAAGCATGAAATTACTCATGTCCCCATTTATAGGTGGGGGTGTTTGTCCTCATTACGTTCCTGAGGCTGTAAAATTTATAATTAGCCGTTCAGAATTCTACACTTCTTATACTCCATATCAACCAGAGATATCTCAGGGTTTACTTCAGGCACTTTTTGAGTATCAGAGTCTGATCGCGGAGCTATTAGAGATGGAAGTAGTTAATGCATCTCTATATGATTGGGGTTCTGCTTTAGCTGAGGCTGTGATGATGGCAAACAGAATCAACAAGAGGTCTACAGTGTTAGTCCCAGAGAATATGAACCCTTATCATAAGGAGGTATTAAAAACGTGGGTATACGGTAAGGGGATGAAAATTGTTGAGATCCCTTATAACGCAAACTCTGGTCAATTAGATTATGAAAAGGCAAAAGAGATGCTATCGTCTTCTAAAGACATATCTTCGGTATACATACAGCAGCCAAACTATTATGGAGTCTTTGAAGAGAATGTCGAAGAGATAATCGAATACGCTAAAAGGAACAATGTGATAACTATTATGGGAGTTAATCCCCTATCTCTCAGTCTTATAAAGCCTCCAGGTGAATACGGGGTTGATATTGCTGTTAGCGATGGACAAGAACTAGGTTTGCCTTTAAATTACGGAGGTCCTTTGGTCGGAATTATGGCAGTTAGGTGGGACGGGCAACTTGTCAGACAAATGCCTGGGAGAATTGTAGGTCTTACTAAGGACACTAATGGGAACAGAGCTTTTACATTAATTTTACAGACTAGAGAACAGTTTGCTAGGAGGGAGAAAGCGACTTCGAATATTACTACTAATGAGGCTTTAATGGCAATTGCAAATGCAGTATATTTATCTTTATTAGGAAAGAGAGGACTAAGGGAGTTAGCCGAGGAGATTTATAAGAGAAGTCACTATGCAAAAGAACAATTGGAGAAAATAGACGGTGTTTTATCGCCCTTTAAAGGAGACTTCTTTGAAGAGTTCTTACTCAAATTCCCCATTGATTACTCCTTAATTCATTCTCATTTGCTCAAGAAGAAAATTCACGGTGGAATTAAAATAAATAGAAATGAGGCATTATTCTGTGTTACTGAAGTCCACACGAAACAAATGATCGACACTTTAGTAAATGAAGTGAGGGAGGTTATTGAAAATGTGGAGGCAAGCTAA